A single region of the Streptomyces sp. ITFR-16 genome encodes:
- a CDS encoding ATP-binding protein, translating to MPQRQDLREQPQDLHERPPAADGTGHEPPPAADPAGLAHLWLRLALVERRVRDAVAARRAVDPDPDDPYRGQYLTPEGAERILRTPAAATDEERAEPVQEPAPEPPAGSRIAGLARAFGLAPLDVELLLVALAPDIDARFEPLYGYLNDDLTRRRPTVQLALELCGQPMAGPARFRLSPSAPLVAGGLLEVTETERPLLTRVLKVPDRITAHLLGDDEIDGSLHWLVSVGGPQPAADTERTDRIAAAATTGSGLVHLLDRGGDPGRLAIDALTATGRRALVVDVAALVADPAPGRAVRTLATEARLSGGGVVLGPLEALDPAHPGRVRLLRDLCAAVGGAAPLITYGTKGWDPLWAGESPVAVAVPPPPPELRTERWRWALATAGRSLGAGPDAYELPDGELEEAMASYRLDAEQVRKAAAVATRTAVLEGRPLRAHDLRAAVRAQNGAGLERLARRIEPAVGWDDLVLPPPTRRQLGELALRARHREQVLGNWRMRPGGGRGRGVIALFAGESGTGKTMSAEVVAAELGMELYVVDLSTVVDKYIGETEKNLERIFAEASEVNGILLFDEADAIFGKRSQVKDAHDRHANVESAYLLQRMESFDGIAVLTTNLRANLDEAFTRRLDVVAEFPMPDVAQRLALWDRCLGPEMPRDAGLDLDFCARRFELAGGSIRACAVTAAYLAAETGRPLGMEQIVTAVLQEYRKLGRLLLESEFGPWLSGLRSADTA from the coding sequence ATGCCCCAGCGCCAGGACCTCCGCGAACAGCCCCAGGACCTCCACGAACGGCCGCCCGCCGCCGACGGAACCGGCCATGAGCCGCCGCCCGCCGCCGACCCGGCCGGCCTCGCCCACCTGTGGCTGCGGCTCGCACTCGTCGAGCGGCGGGTCCGGGACGCCGTGGCCGCCCGCCGGGCCGTCGATCCGGACCCGGACGACCCGTACCGGGGCCAGTACCTCACCCCCGAGGGCGCCGAGCGCATCCTGCGTACGCCCGCCGCGGCCACCGACGAGGAGCGCGCGGAGCCCGTGCAGGAGCCGGCACCCGAGCCGCCGGCGGGCAGCCGGATCGCCGGGCTGGCACGGGCGTTCGGGCTGGCGCCGCTGGACGTCGAGCTGCTGCTCGTCGCCCTGGCGCCCGACATCGACGCCCGCTTCGAGCCGCTCTACGGCTATCTCAACGACGATCTGACCCGCCGCAGGCCCACCGTGCAGCTGGCCCTGGAGCTGTGCGGGCAGCCCATGGCGGGCCCCGCGCGCTTCCGGCTCTCCCCGTCGGCGCCGCTCGTCGCCGGCGGGCTCCTCGAAGTCACCGAGACCGAACGGCCACTGCTCACCCGGGTGCTGAAGGTCCCGGACCGGATCACCGCCCACCTCCTGGGGGACGACGAGATCGACGGCAGCCTGCACTGGCTGGTCTCCGTGGGCGGTCCGCAGCCCGCGGCCGACACCGAGCGGACGGACCGGATCGCCGCAGCCGCCACAACGGGCAGCGGACTCGTCCACCTCCTGGACCGGGGCGGCGACCCCGGCAGACTGGCCATCGACGCGCTCACCGCCACCGGCCGCCGCGCCCTCGTGGTGGACGTGGCCGCACTCGTCGCCGACCCCGCCCCGGGCCGGGCCGTCCGGACCCTGGCGACGGAGGCCCGGCTGAGCGGCGGCGGCGTCGTGCTCGGCCCGCTCGAAGCGCTCGACCCGGCGCACCCCGGCCGCGTCCGGCTGCTGCGCGACCTGTGCGCCGCCGTCGGCGGGGCCGCGCCCCTGATCACGTACGGCACCAAGGGCTGGGACCCGCTGTGGGCCGGCGAGAGCCCGGTGGCGGTGGCCGTCCCGCCGCCCCCGCCGGAGCTGCGGACCGAACGGTGGCGGTGGGCGCTCGCCACCGCCGGCCGGTCCCTCGGCGCCGGGCCGGACGCGTACGAACTCCCGGACGGGGAGCTGGAGGAGGCGATGGCCTCGTACCGGCTCGACGCGGAGCAGGTACGCAAGGCGGCCGCCGTCGCCACCCGTACGGCCGTGCTGGAGGGGCGGCCCCTGCGGGCCCACGACCTGCGCGCCGCCGTCCGCGCCCAGAACGGCGCCGGTCTCGAACGGCTCGCCCGCCGCATCGAGCCCGCGGTCGGCTGGGACGACCTGGTGCTGCCCCCGCCCACCCGTCGCCAGCTGGGCGAACTCGCGCTGCGGGCCCGCCACCGCGAACAGGTCCTCGGCAACTGGCGGATGCGGCCGGGCGGCGGCCGGGGCCGGGGCGTGATCGCCCTGTTCGCCGGGGAGTCCGGCACGGGCAAGACGATGTCCGCCGAAGTGGTGGCCGCCGAACTGGGCATGGAGCTCTACGTCGTGGACCTGTCCACCGTGGTGGACAAGTACATCGGCGAGACCGAGAAGAACCTGGAGCGGATCTTCGCCGAGGCGTCCGAGGTCAACGGCATCCTGCTGTTCGACGAGGCGGACGCGATCTTCGGGAAGCGCTCGCAGGTCAAGGACGCGCACGACCGGCACGCGAACGTGGAGTCCGCGTATCTGCTCCAGCGCATGGAGTCCTTCGACGGGATCGCCGTACTGACGACCAATCTGCGGGCCAACCTGGACGAGGCGTTCACCCGGCGGCTCGACGTGGTCGCGGAGTTCCCGATGCCGGACGTCGCCCAGCGGCTCGCGCTGTGGGACCGCTGTCTGGGGCCGGAGATGCCGCGCGACGCCGGACTCGATCTGGACTTCTGCGCCCGGCGGTTCGAGCTGGCGGGCGGATCGATCCGGGCATGCGCGGTGACGGCGGCCTATCTGGCGGCGGAGACCGGACGGCCGCTCGGCATGGAGCAGATCGTCACGGCCGTGCTCCAGGAGTACCGGAAGCTCGGACGGCTGCTGCTGGAGAGCGAGTTCGGGCCCTGGCTGAGCGGGCTGCGGAGCGCGGACACGGCCTAG
- a CDS encoding DUF4255 domain-containing protein, with translation MIHEVDEGLRLLLVEAGLEESGVELVFDAPTRDWSARRNAPTISVFLHDIREDVSRRRTGTAEEHDADGVIVGWRTPPRWFELTYLITAWTNRPQDEHRLLSEVLRCLIRADVLPARMCTGSLAELGLAVGLEAAAPGMDGPSASDVWSALGGELKASVALRVSAPLAGERTPAGPPVTEGLVVRSAPAVDGGSDGDAGRRLRYTGATDPGADGFAGTRERLHPTARRRRGGTAR, from the coding sequence GTGATCCACGAGGTCGACGAGGGGCTGCGGCTGCTGCTCGTGGAGGCCGGTCTGGAGGAGAGCGGGGTGGAGCTGGTCTTCGACGCGCCCACCCGCGACTGGTCGGCCCGGCGCAACGCCCCGACGATCAGTGTGTTCCTCCACGACATCCGCGAGGACGTCAGCAGGCGCCGTACCGGCACGGCGGAGGAGCACGACGCGGACGGGGTGATCGTCGGCTGGCGCACCCCGCCCCGCTGGTTCGAGCTGACGTATCTGATCACCGCCTGGACCAACCGCCCGCAGGACGAGCACCGCCTGCTCTCGGAGGTGCTCCGCTGTCTGATCCGCGCCGATGTGCTGCCCGCCCGGATGTGTACGGGTTCGCTGGCCGAACTCGGCCTCGCGGTCGGCCTGGAGGCGGCAGCGCCCGGGATGGACGGGCCGTCGGCCTCGGACGTGTGGTCGGCGCTGGGCGGCGAGCTGAAGGCCTCCGTCGCGCTGCGGGTCTCGGCGCCCCTGGCCGGTGAACGGACGCCCGCCGGGCCGCCGGTCACCGAGGGCCTCGTCGTGCGGTCCGCTCCCGCCGTCGACGGCGGGAGCGACGGGGACGCGGGGCGCCGGCTGCGCTACACCGGCGCCACGGATCCCGGTGCCGACGGCTTCGCCGGCACCCGCGAGCGGCTGCATCCGACGGCTCGGCGCCGACGCGGCGGCACGGCCCGGTGA
- a CDS encoding LuxR C-terminal-related transcriptional regulator: protein MAPTETTRPQAPPRQHRAPHSASARPTRTAPAAPSHPGGRVSVAVYAGDLILHAGVVQQLRQRPEVELLDESDAERAQASLVVVDVVDDSTVQLLHRLQRNTATRTGLVVGFFESGTLQTMIECGVAAVLRRAEADQDRLVHLVTAMANGEGVLPGDLLGKLLDHVSSLQRTVLDPRGLTLSTLTTREADMLKLVSEGFDTAEIALKTSYSERTVKNVLHEVATRLQLRNRAHAVGYAMRNGLI from the coding sequence ATGGCACCGACCGAAACGACGCGCCCCCAGGCGCCACCGAGGCAGCACCGCGCACCCCACTCCGCCTCCGCCCGCCCCACCAGGACCGCTCCCGCCGCCCCGTCGCATCCCGGCGGGCGGGTCTCCGTCGCCGTGTACGCGGGGGACCTGATCCTGCACGCCGGGGTCGTCCAGCAACTGCGCCAGCGGCCGGAGGTGGAGCTGCTCGACGAGTCGGACGCCGAGCGGGCCCAGGCGTCCCTGGTGGTCGTGGACGTGGTCGACGACTCAACGGTCCAGCTCCTGCACCGGCTTCAGCGCAACACCGCGACCCGTACCGGCCTGGTCGTCGGGTTCTTCGAGTCCGGCACGCTGCAGACGATGATCGAGTGCGGGGTGGCCGCCGTGCTGCGGCGCGCCGAGGCAGACCAGGACCGGCTGGTGCACCTGGTCACGGCGATGGCCAACGGGGAGGGTGTCCTGCCGGGTGACCTCCTCGGCAAGCTCCTCGACCATGTCAGCAGCCTCCAGCGGACCGTCCTCGACCCCCGGGGCCTCACCCTCTCCACCCTGACGACCCGGGAGGCCGACATGCTCAAGCTGGTGTCGGAGGGCTTCGACACCGCCGAGATCGCGTTGAAGACGTCGTACTCGGAGCGCACGGTCAAGAACGTGCTGCACGAGGTCGCGACGCGTTTACAGCTTCGCAACCGTGCGCACGCCGTCGGCTACGCGATGCGCAACGGCCTCATATGA
- a CDS encoding hydrolytic protein: MTTSAELEFPTVTVSPGGEATTTLTVRNDSDIVEAYALEVVGDCAAWSTVEPARVSLYPGTSEVVTVKLAPPRSHEVRAGEIPLGVKVLPAEHPELVDVRETTVTVAAFAELRRELEPRRRRGWLAARYRIAAQNLGNTPVDVAFAGQQAGEEIRFGITPAQRRLEPGESAEVRLRVRTRKPIWFGQPVTWPFEVSAAPKDDAAPEAQPGVPGGQDERLPGEFVQLPILPRWLLVVLAALLALLIAWFALVRPAVRSTAKQAATDAAQEEKQREAAKPDTGQGTQDGKGEQPGGPEDKGGQDGGGSTGSGGGNGGPGVVEGSGQQSSATIDVQTGGGAEKVGTYKVPDGKVFAITDLVVANFQGDEGVVTITFGERKITTIALETFRNQDYHWVTPIQIPENATVTASVNCQKPGTPATGKQASECHEVLNVSGELSELKP; this comes from the coding sequence GTGACCACATCTGCCGAACTCGAATTCCCCACCGTGACGGTGTCGCCCGGAGGTGAGGCGACCACCACCCTGACCGTGCGCAACGACAGCGACATCGTCGAGGCGTACGCGCTGGAGGTGGTCGGCGACTGCGCCGCGTGGAGCACCGTCGAGCCGGCGCGTGTCTCGCTGTACCCCGGCACCTCCGAAGTGGTGACCGTCAAGCTCGCCCCGCCCCGGTCCCACGAGGTCCGCGCAGGGGAGATACCGCTGGGCGTCAAGGTGCTGCCGGCGGAACACCCCGAACTGGTCGATGTCCGCGAGACCACGGTGACGGTGGCCGCCTTCGCCGAGCTGCGCCGGGAGCTGGAGCCCCGCCGCCGGCGCGGCTGGCTGGCCGCCCGCTACCGCATCGCCGCGCAGAACCTCGGCAATACGCCGGTCGATGTGGCGTTCGCCGGGCAACAGGCCGGTGAGGAGATCCGGTTCGGGATCACCCCCGCCCAACGCCGCCTGGAACCGGGCGAGTCGGCCGAGGTGCGCCTGCGGGTGCGCACCCGCAAGCCGATCTGGTTCGGCCAGCCGGTGACCTGGCCCTTCGAGGTGTCGGCCGCCCCGAAGGACGATGCCGCGCCCGAGGCGCAGCCGGGTGTCCCGGGAGGGCAGGACGAACGGCTGCCCGGTGAATTCGTCCAACTGCCCATCCTGCCGCGCTGGCTGCTGGTGGTTCTCGCCGCGCTGCTCGCGCTGCTGATCGCCTGGTTCGCGCTGGTCCGCCCGGCGGTACGCAGCACGGCGAAGCAGGCCGCCACCGACGCGGCGCAGGAGGAGAAGCAGCGCGAGGCCGCGAAGCCGGACACCGGCCAGGGCACGCAGGACGGAAAGGGTGAGCAGCCCGGCGGCCCCGAGGACAAGGGCGGTCAGGACGGCGGCGGTTCGACGGGTTCCGGAGGCGGCAACGGCGGTCCCGGCGTCGTCGAGGGAAGCGGCCAGCAGAGCTCGGCCACGATCGACGTACAGACGGGCGGCGGCGCCGAGAAGGTGGGGACGTACAAGGTCCCGGACGGGAAGGTCTTCGCCATCACGGACCTGGTCGTCGCCAACTTCCAGGGCGACGAAGGGGTGGTGACCATCACCTTCGGCGAGCGCAAGATCACCACCATCGCGCTCGAGACGTTCCGCAACCAGGACTACCACTGGGTCACCCCCATTCAGATCCCCGAAAATGCCACCGTCACCGCTTCCGTGAACTGCCAGAAGCCCGGCACCCCCGCCACCGGAAAGCAGGCTTCCGAGTGCCACGAAGTGCTGAATGTGAGCGGCGAGCTCAGCGAACTCAAACCGTAG
- a CDS encoding DUF4157 domain-containing protein, with product MGNSAVVRMVQRSRHQHGDGCGHPRDEAPAVQRSAVHDVLRRPGTPLEEPVRQEMEGRLGADFGEVRLHTDSAARASATEIGARAYTSGSHIVIGPGGADKHTLAHELTHVIQQRNGPVAGTDTGGGLRISDPSDAYEKAAEANATRVMRSTAPTVRDGHAADTATAAGSARTGQIQRYTAQDDPALGRVHVTETGQFVVVPEDQVVWVRDDVPAGQLAAALRSTNQQQVIGGGTYNGYWLGGPILLDCLHAAEEIINNQVGRLEWGGGEYSTIDTRFRGEDRAEAFGQADATNRRQARGFTGERNEAASPQPGQAFVIVAAKPDSTKEMSQFHAAAVVARDGQDCVVLEVWSDNGNPPAQGAAMAAVYTVDHMSESFHTAYGGEGAYFGQVGPITVVVRARG from the coding sequence GTGGGCAACAGCGCGGTCGTACGGATGGTCCAGCGCTCCCGCCATCAGCACGGCGACGGCTGCGGCCATCCGCGCGACGAGGCGCCCGCCGTACAGCGCTCCGCGGTCCACGACGTGCTGCGCCGGCCGGGCACGCCCCTGGAGGAGCCGGTACGGCAGGAGATGGAGGGCCGGCTGGGGGCCGACTTCGGTGAGGTGCGCCTGCACACCGACAGCGCCGCCCGCGCCTCCGCCACCGAGATCGGCGCCCGCGCCTACACCTCCGGCAGCCATATCGTCATCGGGCCCGGCGGCGCCGACAAGCACACGCTCGCCCATGAGCTGACCCACGTCATCCAGCAGCGCAACGGCCCCGTCGCGGGGACCGACACGGGCGGCGGACTGCGGATCTCCGACCCGTCGGACGCGTACGAGAAGGCCGCCGAGGCCAACGCGACCCGGGTCATGCGGAGCACCGCGCCCACCGTGCGCGACGGCCACGCGGCGGACACGGCCACGGCGGCGGGGAGCGCCCGCACCGGGCAGATCCAGCGCTACACCGCACAGGACGACCCCGCGCTCGGCCGGGTCCATGTCACGGAGACCGGCCAGTTCGTCGTGGTGCCCGAGGACCAGGTGGTGTGGGTCCGCGACGACGTGCCGGCCGGGCAGCTCGCCGCCGCCCTGCGGTCCACCAACCAGCAGCAGGTGATCGGCGGCGGCACCTACAACGGCTACTGGCTCGGCGGCCCCATCCTTCTCGACTGCCTGCACGCCGCCGAGGAGATCATCAACAACCAGGTGGGCCGGCTGGAGTGGGGAGGCGGCGAGTACAGCACGATCGACACCCGCTTCCGGGGCGAGGACAGGGCCGAGGCGTTCGGCCAGGCGGACGCGACCAACCGCCGCCAGGCCCGCGGCTTCACCGGCGAACGCAACGAGGCCGCGAGCCCCCAGCCCGGCCAGGCCTTCGTGATCGTCGCGGCGAAGCCGGACAGCACGAAGGAGATGAGCCAGTTCCACGCCGCCGCGGTGGTGGCCAGGGACGGCCAGGACTGCGTGGTCCTGGAGGTCTGGTCCGACAACGGCAACCCCCCGGCCCAGGGCGCCGCCATGGCCGCCGTCTACACGGTCGACCACATGTCGGAGTCCTTCCACACCGCGTACGGCGGCGAGGGCGCGTACTTCGGCCAGGTCGGCCCGATCACGGTGGTGGTCCGGGCGCGGGGCTGA
- a CDS encoding DUF2165 family protein has protein sequence MALTADRPTTKDMASPQATGRPDLAVRSRLAALNAFLMSGLTLWLGLVTLNNINDFGTNKALISSMLTMSDLVKDPVRGNGLEWRAMPESMATPALIGVIIYEVLIVALLARAAYGLVRRARGEDTGIVVTQRANIALGAFAGLFLLFLSGGMFFGYWIYIGAAQQVHFTGLIIGLLAALLVNLPSVTGAQQER, from the coding sequence ATGGCACTGACCGCCGACCGGCCCACCACGAAGGACATGGCGAGCCCGCAGGCCACCGGCCGCCCGGACCTCGCGGTCCGCTCGCGGCTGGCCGCGCTCAACGCCTTCCTGATGAGCGGCCTGACCCTGTGGCTGGGCCTGGTCACGCTCAACAACATCAATGACTTCGGCACCAACAAGGCCCTGATCAGCTCCATGCTGACGATGAGCGACCTGGTGAAGGACCCGGTCCGGGGCAACGGCCTCGAGTGGCGGGCGATGCCCGAGTCGATGGCCACCCCGGCGCTGATCGGCGTCATCATCTACGAGGTGCTGATCGTGGCCCTGCTCGCCCGCGCCGCCTACGGGCTGGTGCGCCGGGCGCGCGGCGAGGACACCGGCATCGTCGTCACGCAGCGCGCGAACATCGCGCTGGGTGCGTTCGCCGGGCTGTTCCTGCTCTTCCTGTCGGGCGGCATGTTCTTCGGCTACTGGATCTACATCGGGGCCGCGCAGCAGGTCCACTTCACCGGTCTGATCATCGGTCTGCTGGCCGCGCTGCTGGTGAACCTGCCCTCGGTGACCGGCGCGCAGCAGGAACGCTGA
- a CDS encoding UbiA family prenyltransferase — protein sequence MGAYTAQINSGTPTSTLRIAGAARAVVLFLEEARCCVQIVFLMRFLAGAAVSAGAGFAGVGPRLIAPGVCWVLATLFTYGINGVSDVREDRVNRTGRPIARGDLSPRAAARLTWLAAAGSVITALACNNVLLIAFDLAFLFLGYAYSAAPFQLKRSAAGTSGSVLLMGLLTYAAGWTAAGEGRPSGAVLVLAVTMSLWMCVVGAVTKDFSHVRGDAAAGRRTSVTAWGDTTARLVGGGGALLIAGGFLAAVAHGAALLGPAAVVLSGGAVVVAVLCRTTRGDAARGRTPYRAFMVTQHLVHVTLFAGLVLSA from the coding sequence ATGGGGGCATACACAGCACAGATCAATTCCGGTACACCGACTTCCACCCTGCGGATCGCAGGTGCGGCGCGCGCCGTGGTCCTGTTCCTCGAAGAGGCGCGCTGCTGCGTACAGATCGTCTTTCTGATGCGTTTCCTGGCGGGGGCCGCGGTCTCCGCCGGTGCCGGTTTCGCGGGGGTGGGGCCGAGGCTGATCGCGCCGGGCGTCTGCTGGGTGCTGGCGACGCTGTTCACGTACGGCATCAACGGGGTGTCGGACGTCCGGGAGGACCGGGTGAACCGGACCGGGCGGCCGATCGCCCGGGGCGACCTGTCACCGAGGGCAGCCGCCCGGCTGACCTGGCTCGCCGCGGCGGGTTCCGTCATCACGGCGCTGGCCTGCAACAACGTCCTGCTGATCGCCTTCGACCTGGCCTTCCTCTTCCTCGGCTACGCCTACTCGGCGGCGCCCTTCCAGCTCAAGCGCAGCGCGGCCGGCACCTCGGGCTCTGTTCTGCTGATGGGGCTGCTGACCTACGCGGCGGGCTGGACGGCGGCGGGGGAGGGCCGGCCCTCGGGCGCGGTGCTGGTACTGGCCGTCACGATGTCGCTGTGGATGTGCGTGGTGGGGGCCGTGACCAAGGACTTCTCCCATGTGCGGGGCGACGCGGCGGCCGGCCGGCGTACCTCGGTCACCGCCTGGGGGGACACCACCGCCCGGCTGGTGGGCGGCGGGGGCGCCCTTCTGATCGCCGGGGGTTTCCTCGCGGCGGTCGCGCACGGGGCCGCCCTGCTGGGCCCGGCGGCGGTGGTCCTGTCCGGGGGAGCCGTGGTGGTGGCGGTGCTCTGCCGGACCACGCGGGGCGACGCGGCCCGGGGCCGTACGCCGTACCGCGCCTTCATGGTGACGCAGCATCTGGTCCATGTGACGCTCTTCGCCGGGCTCGTGCTGTCCGCCTGA
- a CDS encoding response regulator transcription factor — translation MNDATPESVRILVADDHTLLREALCDLLRSEPGFEIVAQAGNGEDAIRLAAAHRPDVVLLDIEMPRNDPPATVRRLLQGDPGLRIIVLSMYDGQQLVQELLQLGISGYLHKSTGRETLISAVRSREGGELRTVTVSVSPHSLRAPQPAPDGAGGLSDREAEVLTLVAQAMSNRQIAVKLGIAEGTIKRHMRNIFTKLDAVSRIDAVNKAVERGLLPQPDQPRGRRF, via the coding sequence ATGAACGACGCCACCCCCGAATCCGTACGGATCCTCGTCGCGGACGACCACACCCTGCTGCGCGAGGCCCTCTGCGACCTGCTGCGCTCCGAGCCCGGCTTCGAGATCGTGGCCCAGGCGGGCAACGGCGAGGACGCGATCCGGCTGGCCGCCGCCCACCGCCCCGACGTCGTGCTGCTCGACATCGAGATGCCGCGCAACGACCCCCCGGCCACCGTCCGCCGGCTGCTCCAGGGCGACCCCGGGCTGCGGATCATCGTGCTGAGCATGTACGACGGGCAGCAGCTGGTGCAGGAGCTGCTGCAGCTCGGCATCAGCGGTTATCTGCACAAGAGCACCGGCCGCGAGACGCTCATCTCGGCCGTGCGCTCCCGCGAGGGCGGCGAGCTGCGCACCGTGACCGTCTCGGTCTCCCCGCACAGCCTCCGCGCCCCGCAGCCCGCGCCCGACGGCGCCGGCGGTCTGTCCGACCGCGAGGCCGAGGTACTCACGCTGGTGGCCCAGGCCATGAGCAACCGTCAGATCGCGGTCAAGCTCGGCATCGCCGAAGGAACGATCAAGCGGCACATGCGGAACATCTTCACCAAGCTCGACGCCGTCTCCCGGATCGACGCCGTGAACAAGGCCGTGGAACGCGGGCTGCTCCCCCAGCCCGACCAGCCGCGCGGCCGCCGCTTCTGA
- a CDS encoding ATP-binding protein, whose protein sequence is MDRFRAYEDEVIALYHARLRGIHSPLASDPEVWAQCELQGRRVFRDCADSLQAGLTEVSDSHIAEVVDLGSARVQQGVHLTHSVRAGVILFDTVLERLLECTEGVEGTEQAYSAAIRALQQGIGRRLEVGSIAYDSFMLARVREVHDKGHRKLAREIHDQIGNSLSLAMRQLELYEIGVARQNADVPKEVRAAQDAILETLAHTRELVTELRRPAITGCLEAALASFVASMGDEGVPVQLWVRGLDEWIPAPVAEEVFVMVRECLRNSFRHAEAGNIVVHIDIAPHEIQTEIIDDGLGFDVEQVLAGGRTNGLTGLQERTDLLGGTLHIGSSAGRGTHVTIWIPIKEDRTLR, encoded by the coding sequence GTGGACCGCTTCAGAGCGTACGAGGACGAGGTGATCGCCCTCTACCACGCCCGGCTCCGCGGGATCCACAGCCCGCTCGCCTCCGACCCGGAGGTCTGGGCCCAGTGCGAGTTGCAGGGCCGCAGGGTCTTCCGTGACTGCGCCGACAGCCTCCAGGCCGGGCTGACCGAGGTGTCCGACAGCCATATCGCCGAAGTCGTCGACCTCGGCAGCGCCCGGGTCCAGCAGGGCGTCCATCTCACCCACTCGGTGCGGGCCGGTGTCATCCTCTTCGACACCGTCCTGGAGCGCCTGCTCGAATGCACCGAGGGCGTCGAAGGCACCGAACAGGCCTACTCGGCGGCCATCCGCGCCCTCCAGCAGGGTATCGGGCGCCGCCTCGAGGTCGGCTCGATCGCCTACGACTCCTTCATGCTCGCCCGGGTCCGCGAGGTCCACGACAAGGGCCACCGCAAGCTGGCCCGCGAGATCCACGACCAGATCGGCAACTCCCTGAGCCTGGCCATGCGCCAGCTGGAGCTGTACGAGATCGGGGTCGCCCGGCAGAACGCCGACGTGCCCAAGGAGGTACGGGCCGCACAGGACGCCATCCTGGAGACCCTCGCCCACACCAGGGAACTCGTTACCGAGCTCCGCCGCCCCGCCATCACCGGCTGTCTGGAAGCGGCGCTCGCCTCCTTCGTCGCCTCCATGGGCGACGAGGGCGTGCCCGTCCAGCTCTGGGTGCGGGGGCTGGACGAATGGATACCGGCCCCGGTAGCCGAGGAGGTGTTCGTCATGGTCCGCGAGTGCCTGCGCAACTCCTTCCGGCACGCGGAGGCGGGCAACATCGTCGTCCACATCGACATCGCCCCGCACGAGATCCAGACCGAGATCATCGACGACGGCCTCGGCTTCGACGTGGAACAGGTGCTGGCCGGCGGCCGTACGAACGGCCTCACCGGCCTCCAGGAACGCACCGACCTGCTGGGCGGCACCCTGCACATCGGCTCGTCCGCGGGCCGGGGCACCCACGTCACCATCTGGATCCCCATCAAGGAGGACCGGACCCTGCGATGA
- a CDS encoding TetR family transcriptional regulator — protein sequence MTSDTTHTKERLLAAAKEEFAAHGIAGARVDRIAELAGVNKERIYGYFGNKQKLFDAVVGRALDELAEAVPLKGGDDPAEYVGRVYDFHRDNPVLVRLFFWEGLHYRDGVLPNEERRRGHYEEKIAALAESFGTEASPQVAACLLSLIGLAAWPNAVPQLARLIIGTEADADGGLDLRAHVVAFARQALSGVPAAAPAA from the coding sequence ATGACCTCGGACACGACCCACACCAAGGAACGGCTCCTCGCTGCGGCGAAGGAGGAATTCGCAGCTCACGGCATTGCCGGGGCCCGCGTCGACCGCATCGCGGAGCTGGCCGGCGTGAACAAGGAGCGCATCTACGGCTACTTCGGCAACAAGCAGAAACTGTTCGACGCCGTCGTGGGTCGCGCACTGGACGAGCTCGCCGAGGCCGTCCCGCTCAAGGGCGGCGACGACCCCGCGGAGTACGTGGGACGGGTGTACGACTTCCACCGCGACAACCCGGTCCTGGTCAGGCTCTTCTTCTGGGAGGGGCTGCACTACCGCGACGGGGTCCTGCCCAACGAGGAGCGCCGCCGGGGCCACTACGAGGAGAAGATCGCCGCGCTCGCCGAGAGCTTCGGGACCGAGGCGTCCCCGCAGGTCGCGGCCTGTCTGCTGAGCCTGATCGGGCTCGCCGCCTGGCCGAACGCGGTGCCGCAGCTCGCCCGGCTGATCATCGGCACGGAGGCGGACGCCGACGGCGGTCTCGACCTGCGCGCCCATGTGGTGGCCTTCGCCCGCCAGGCGCTGTCCGGCGTCCCGGCCGCCGCCCCCGCGGCCTGA